One region of Terriglobia bacterium genomic DNA includes:
- a CDS encoding N-acetylmuramoyl-L-alanine amidase — MKLNAVFIAALLSASVSAAPRSEKSVLLQKAHQAYVAAQAMEAALNEKPEAERTRAEYLKVIQAYQRTYLITPHTGYADDALMNVAKLYEEIKDNADAVKTLKFMIHDYPSSPFKDTAEKDVVRLSGGNPNTAAALQKTTSVDNIRYWEAQNSVRVVVDVGGDVTFVQGDAKDPDRVFIDVMPARLNSALIGKQWPVKSGLLQQIRVGQYDLSTVRVVLDLGTIGRVTSFTLRNPDRLIIDVLGKETASVPAASFGAPVGTATTSTTAVAMPVSTTASLTPPVDTVQPPPSPAPEPAPEPTKSPTKPAATAATTTPAKKPADIKPAPPITTPASAPPLTPSADGKVIVAAKAPNAGPRSLVRSLGLKLSRVVIDAGHGGHDTGTIGPGGYTEKELVLDVAARLKTLIENEMGAEVVMTRSDDSFVPLETRTAIANQQQADLFISIHANSSTVRSVHGVETYYLNFTSSREALDTASRENAASERSIHELQDLVKRIMLEDKVDESRELAQHIEKSLAARKGSGINRGVKQAPFVVLIGANMPSILAEVCFISNPQDEKIVKSPDARQAIAESLFEGVKSYAESLSGTKTAKVQDKAN; from the coding sequence ATGAAACTAAACGCAGTCTTCATAGCTGCGCTTCTGTCCGCTTCAGTTTCTGCTGCCCCACGCTCGGAAAAATCTGTCCTTCTGCAGAAAGCCCATCAGGCATATGTTGCCGCTCAAGCGATGGAAGCCGCTCTCAACGAAAAACCCGAGGCGGAACGCACACGCGCGGAGTACTTGAAAGTCATCCAGGCCTATCAACGCACGTACCTGATCACGCCGCACACCGGCTACGCGGACGATGCGCTGATGAACGTTGCCAAACTGTACGAAGAAATCAAAGACAACGCGGACGCGGTCAAAACCCTGAAGTTCATGATCCATGACTATCCGAGTTCGCCGTTCAAAGACACCGCGGAAAAAGACGTTGTACGGCTCAGCGGTGGGAACCCGAACACGGCAGCGGCGCTTCAGAAAACGACCTCGGTCGACAACATCCGGTACTGGGAAGCGCAGAATTCCGTTCGCGTGGTCGTCGATGTCGGCGGCGACGTGACATTTGTGCAGGGCGACGCCAAGGATCCGGACCGGGTCTTCATCGACGTCATGCCCGCCCGGCTGAATTCCGCGCTGATCGGTAAACAATGGCCGGTGAAGTCCGGACTGCTGCAGCAGATCCGCGTCGGCCAATATGACCTTTCGACGGTTCGCGTCGTTCTGGATCTCGGCACGATCGGCCGCGTCACCAGCTTTACGCTGCGCAATCCGGACCGGCTCATCATCGATGTCCTGGGAAAAGAGACCGCGAGTGTCCCTGCCGCTTCATTCGGCGCGCCGGTTGGAACCGCCACAACGTCCACAACAGCGGTGGCGATGCCGGTTTCGACGACAGCTTCCTTGACGCCGCCCGTGGACACGGTTCAGCCGCCACCTTCGCCGGCACCGGAGCCGGCTCCCGAACCAACCAAATCCCCAACCAAGCCCGCGGCCACGGCGGCAACCACGACTCCGGCAAAGAAACCTGCAGACATCAAGCCGGCTCCGCCAATCACGACACCGGCATCGGCTCCGCCGTTGACTCCGTCCGCCGACGGCAAAGTGATCGTTGCGGCCAAAGCGCCGAACGCGGGACCGCGATCGCTCGTGCGCAGTCTCGGCTTGAAGCTCTCACGCGTGGTCATCGATGCCGGACACGGCGGTCACGACACAGGCACTATCGGGCCCGGTGGCTACACCGAAAAAGAGCTCGTCCTTGACGTTGCGGCCCGGCTCAAAACGCTGATCGAGAACGAAATGGGCGCCGAAGTCGTGATGACGCGAAGCGACGACAGCTTCGTACCGCTCGAAACCCGGACGGCGATCGCCAATCAGCAGCAGGCCGACCTCTTTATATCTATTCACGCGAATTCGAGTACGGTCCGCTCCGTCCACGGCGTCGAGACCTATTACCTGAACTTCACGTCGTCGCGAGAGGCCCTGGACACGGCTTCTCGTGAAAACGCGGCATCCGAACGGTCGATTCACGAACTGCAGGATCTCGTGAAGAGGATCATGCTGGAAGACAAGGTCGACGAGTCCCGAGAGCTGGCGCAACACATCGAAAAATCATTGGCCGCCCGCAAAGGTTCGGGAATCAATCGAGGCGTCAAGCAGGCGCCGTTCGTCGTCCTGATCGGGGCCAATATGCCGTCGATTCTGGCGGAAGTCTGCTTCATCAGCAACCCTCAGGATGAGAAAATTGTCAAGAGCCCCGATGCCCGCCAGGCAATTGCCGAGTCCCTCTTCGAGGGTGTAAAATCCTACGCAGAGTCATTAAGCGGAACAAAGACCGCTAAGGTTCAAGACAAAGCCAATTAG